The Campylobacter sp. RM10537 genome has a segment encoding these proteins:
- a CDS encoding tetrahydrodipicolinate N-succinyltransferase N-terminal domain-containing protein yields the protein MSINTKEDFLLLIKQIEQKSGYKQPKAFGIARLDRGQINKNKILQASFALINYEQNFSSAAVMLESFMQRGIEIDFNASEFTQVLKMEDIEFALSCFKPFLEEEGHKNIDLLKLIKEKFKDDEFAFVCLFEDKEPLSVESVYLKLYLLSTKKVPLRSINLNGAFGLLSNVAWSDDKPIELDYLRENEMRLKMTNQYPKIDFVDKFPRFLAHIIPEDNTRILESSKVRMGASLAAGTTIMPGASYVNFNAGTTGACMVEGRISSSVVVGEGSDIGGGASILGVLSGTSGNAISIGKACLLGANSVTGVPLGDNCIVDAGIAVLEGTKFLLKDAQELAKLNPNFTFDKEIYKGLELQGLNGLHFRQDSTTGVMIVALNKKAVKLNEALH from the coding sequence ATGTCGATAAACACCAAAGAAGATTTTTTACTTTTAATCAAACAAATAGAACAAAAAAGTGGATATAAACAACCTAAAGCTTTTGGTATAGCAAGACTTGATAGAGGGCAAATTAATAAAAATAAAATCTTACAAGCAAGTTTTGCTTTGATAAATTATGAGCAGAATTTTAGCTCAGCTGCAGTTATGCTTGAATCTTTTATGCAAAGAGGAATCGAGATTGATTTTAATGCGAGTGAATTCACTCAAGTTTTAAAAATGGAAGATATTGAATTTGCTTTGTCTTGTTTTAAACCTTTTTTAGAGGAAGAAGGGCATAAAAATATTGACTTATTAAAATTAATTAAAGAGAAATTTAAAGATGATGAATTTGCCTTTGTATGTCTTTTTGAAGATAAAGAGCCTTTGAGTGTTGAAAGTGTTTATCTTAAGCTTTATTTACTTTCCACAAAAAAAGTACCTTTAAGGAGTATCAATTTAAACGGTGCTTTTGGACTTTTAAGTAATGTTGCTTGGAGTGATGATAAGCCTATAGAGCTTGATTATTTAAGAGAAAATGAAATGCGTTTAAAAATGACTAATCAATATCCAAAAATTGATTTTGTCGATAAATTTCCAAGATTTTTAGCACATATCATACCTGAAGATAACACAAGAATTTTAGAAAGTTCAAAAGTGAGAATGGGTGCTTCTTTAGCAGCTGGAACAACGATTATGCCAGGTGCTTCTTATGTGAATTTTAATGCTGGAACAACAGGAGCTTGCATGGTAGAGGGTCGTATAAGCTCAAGTGTAGTTGTAGGAGAAGGATCTGATATAGGCGGAGGAGCTTCTATTTTAGGAGTATTAAGCGGCACAAGTGGAAATGCTATTAGTATAGGTAAAGCTTGTCTTTTAGGTGCTAATTCTGTTACAGGTGTTCCTTTGGGTGATAATTGTATCGTTGATGCAGGAATTGCAGTGCTAGAGGGAACTAAATTTTTATTAAAAGATGCGCAAGAACTCGCAAAGCTTAATCCAAATTTCACTTTTGATAAAGAAATATACAAAGGTTTAGAACTTCAAGGCTTAAATGGACTCCATTTCCGTCAAGACTCTACAACTGGAGTAATGATCGTTGCTTTAAATAAAAAAGCAGTCAAACTCAACGAAGCTTTACATTAA
- the rpsM gene encoding 30S ribosomal protein S13, which yields MARIAGVDLPKKKRIEYGLTYIYGIGLFTSRKILDKTGISYDKRVHELSEDEAAAIRKEIQENYMVEGDLRKQVAMDIKALMDLGSFRGLRHRKGLPVRGQKTKTNARTRKGKRKTVGAKS from the coding sequence ATGGCTCGTATTGCAGGTGTTGATTTACCAAAGAAAAAAAGAATTGAGTATGGACTAACTTACATTTATGGTATAGGGCTTTTTACATCAAGAAAAATTCTTGATAAAACTGGAATTTCTTACGATAAAAGAGTTCATGAACTTAGCGAAGATGAAGCAGCGGCAATTAGAAAAGAAATCCAAGAAAACTATATGGTTGAAGGGGATCTTAGAAAACAAGTTGCTATGGATATCAAAGCTCTTATGGATTTGGGAAGTTTTAGAGGTTTAAGACACAGAAAAGGTTTACCTGTTCGTGGTCAAAAAACAAAAACAAATGCTAGAACTCGCAAGGGTAAAAGAAAAACCGTTGGTGCAAAATCATAA
- the rpsK gene encoding 30S ribosomal protein S11 produces MAKRKIVKKKIVKKNIAKGIVYISATFNNTMVTVTDEMGNAIAWSSAGGLGFKGSKKSTPYAAQQAVEDALNKAKEHGIKEVGIKVQGPGSGRETAVKSVGAMEGIKVTFLKDITPLAHNGCRPPKRRRV; encoded by the coding sequence ATGGCTAAAAGAAAAATTGTAAAGAAAAAAATAGTTAAAAAAAATATAGCAAAAGGTATTGTATATATTAGTGCAACTTTTAACAATACTATGGTAACAGTAACTGATGAAATGGGAAATGCAATTGCTTGGAGTAGTGCAGGTGGTTTAGGATTTAAAGGTTCTAAAAAATCAACCCCTTATGCAGCACAACAAGCAGTAGAGGATGCTTTAAATAAAGCAAAAGAACACGGAATTAAAGAAGTGGGCATAAAAGTTCAAGGACCTGGAAGCGGTAGAGAAACTGCTGTAAAAAGTGTAGGCGCTATGGAAGGAATCAAAGTTACTTTCTTAAAGGATATCACTCCATTAGCTCACAATGGTTGTAGACCGCCTAAGCGTCGTCGTGTCTAA
- the tupB gene encoding tungstate ABC transporter permease TupB produces the protein MEYIFDGFKQALLLLLNADDSVISAIKTTMLSSSVSIVLALLVGFPLGFVLGFFNFKLKRFLRLIVDTSLSFPTVAVGLILYALISNRGPFGEFGLLFTIKALILGQFILALPIAIALFANLVESISKKQLLLIKSFHLNSIKLIMIIIHELRFSLISVIALVYGRIVAEVGVAMIVGGNIKYDTRTITTAISLETNKGEFASGIALALVLISIAFILNCIIYKLKRR, from the coding sequence TTGGAATATATTTTTGATGGTTTTAAACAAGCTTTATTATTGTTGTTAAATGCTGATGATAGTGTAATTTCGGCTATAAAAACAACTATGTTAAGTTCTAGTGTATCTATTGTTTTGGCTTTATTGGTTGGCTTTCCTTTGGGTTTTGTTTTGGGATTTTTTAATTTTAAATTAAAACGTTTTTTAAGACTTATAGTGGATACCAGTCTTTCTTTTCCAACGGTAGCTGTGGGATTGATTTTATATGCTTTGATTTCAAATCGTGGTCCCTTTGGTGAATTTGGCCTACTTTTTACTATAAAAGCTTTAATTTTAGGCCAATTTATACTGGCTTTACCTATAGCAATAGCTCTTTTTGCCAATTTGGTTGAAAGCATTAGTAAAAAACAATTATTGCTTATTAAATCGTTTCATTTAAATTCTATAAAACTTATCATGATTATCATCCATGAGTTAAGGTTTTCTCTTATTAGTGTTATAGCTTTAGTTTATGGGCGTATTGTGGCTGAAGTTGGTGTAGCTATGATAGTAGGTGGAAATATCAAATACGACACAAGAACAATTACAACAGCAATTTCTTTAGAAACTAATAAAGGCGAATTTGCTAGCGGCATTGCCCTTGCTTTGGTTTTAATCTCAATTGCTTTTATTTTAAACTGTATTATTTATAAATTAAAAAGGCGTTGA
- the tupC gene encoding tungstate ABC transporter ATP-binding protein TupC, protein MIELNNFNFNYDQKNILNIKKLVLDTNKISILMGLNGSGKSTLLRILKFLEGDFENISYFGKTHLNSDEKRQIYLLFPEPVFLNRSIEKNFLFLLKTYKIDLKEIKNRIDETFNLLEIDKNLLKKHPNELSSGQSQKLAFALALSVRAKYYLLDEPSAFLDQKTAILLKKAILFMQKTYKSGFLIASHDKVFLDSLAQKRYYLHSGEILEFENTNVFDLENKGIYFDRLIDFSSYMKKNSSKIAINPYKIFFIKEKNNLNHDFDFIIYQCLIIALRTRKDFVFVRIKIQDKILEFALSQDQFSKSGLNLYDEIILTFNQDAIYFLD, encoded by the coding sequence GTGATAGAACTTAATAATTTTAATTTTAATTATGATCAAAAAAATATTTTAAATATTAAAAAATTAGTTTTAGATACTAATAAAATCAGCATTTTAATGGGTTTAAATGGAAGTGGTAAATCCACACTTTTAAGAATTCTTAAATTTCTTGAGGGAGATTTTGAAAATATTTCTTATTTTGGAAAGACACATTTAAATTCAGATGAAAAGCGTCAAATTTATCTTCTTTTTCCAGAGCCTGTATTCCTTAATCGTAGTATTGAAAAAAACTTTTTATTTCTTTTAAAAACTTATAAAATTGACTTAAAAGAAATAAAAAATCGTATTGATGAAACTTTTAATTTGCTTGAGATTGATAAAAACTTACTTAAAAAACACCCTAATGAGCTTTCCTCAGGACAAAGTCAAAAACTTGCTTTTGCTTTAGCTTTAAGTGTTCGTGCGAAGTATTATTTATTAGATGAGCCTAGTGCTTTTTTAGATCAAAAAACAGCTATTTTACTCAAAAAAGCAATTTTATTTATGCAAAAAACTTATAAAAGTGGTTTTTTAATTGCAAGTCATGATAAAGTTTTTTTAGATTCTTTAGCACAAAAAAGATATTATTTACATTCTGGTGAAATTTTAGAATTTGAAAATACTAATGTTTTTGATCTTGAAAATAAAGGAATTTATTTTGATCGTTTAATAGATTTTAGTTCTTATATGAAAAAAAATTCAAGTAAAATAGCAATAAATCCCTATAAGATTTTTTTTATAAAAGAAAAAAATAATTTAAACCATGATTTTGATTTTATAATTTATCAATGTTTAATTATAGCTTTGAGAACTAGAAAAGATTTTGTTTTTGTGCGTATTAAAATTCAAGATAAAATTTTAGAATTTGCCTTAAGTCAAGATCAATTTAGCAAGAGTGGTTTAAATTTATATGATGAAATTATTTTAACATTTAATCAAGATGCTATTTATTTTTTAGATTAA
- the rpsD gene encoding 30S ribosomal protein S4, translating to MARYRGPVEKLERRFGVSLALKGERRLAGKSALDKRPYAPGQHGARKGKISEYGLQLREKQKAKFMYGVSEKQFRRLFAEAARKDGNTGVLLIQLLEQRLDNVVYRMGFATTRRFARQLVTHGHILVNGKRVDIPSFRVEAGAKIEIIEKSKNNPQITRAIELTAQTGIVAWVDVEKDKRFGIFTRKPEREEVVIPVEERFIVELYSK from the coding sequence ATGGCAAGATATAGAGGACCAGTAGAAAAATTAGAAAGACGCTTTGGTGTTAGCTTGGCATTAAAAGGAGAAAGAAGATTAGCAGGAAAAAGTGCATTAGATAAACGCCCTTATGCACCAGGACAACACGGAGCAAGAAAAGGTAAAATTAGCGAATATGGACTTCAATTAAGAGAAAAACAAAAAGCTAAATTTATGTATGGAGTTAGCGAAAAGCAATTTAGAAGACTTTTTGCAGAGGCAGCTAGAAAAGATGGAAATACTGGGGTTTTACTTATCCAGCTTTTAGAGCAAAGATTAGACAATGTAGTTTATAGAATGGGTTTTGCAACTACTCGTCGTTTTGCAAGACAGCTTGTCACTCATGGACACATTTTAGTTAATGGTAAAAGAGTTGATATTCCAAGCTTTAGAGTAGAAGCAGGTGCTAAAATCGAAATTATAGAAAAAAGCAAAAATAATCCTCAAATTACAAGAGCAATAGAGCTTACAGCACAAACCGGTATAGTAGCTTGGGTTGATGTAGAAAAAGATAAGAGATTTGGAATTTTTACAAGAAAACCTGAAAGAGAAGAAGTTGTCATTCCGGTAGAGGAAAGATTTATCGTTGAGCTTTACTCTAAATAA
- the rplQ gene encoding 50S ribosomal protein L17 gives MRHKHGYRKLGRTSSHRAALLKNLTIALVNSGKIETTLPKAKELRGYVERLITRARLGDFNAHRAVFASLQDKNATNKLVTEIAPKFKERNGGYTRIIKTRIRRGDAAEMAFIEFVA, from the coding sequence ATGAGACATAAACACGGATATAGAAAACTTGGCAGAACTTCATCTCATCGTGCTGCTTTGTTAAAAAATTTAACGATAGCTTTAGTTAATAGTGGCAAAATAGAAACAACTTTACCAAAAGCTAAAGAATTAAGAGGATATGTAGAAAGACTTATCACAAGAGCAAGATTGGGCGATTTTAATGCACATAGAGCTGTTTTTGCTTCATTGCAAGATAAAAATGCTACTAATAAATTAGTAACAGAAATTGCTCCAAAATTTAAAGAAAGAAATGGTGGCTATACTAGAATTATCAAAACAAGAATTCGTCGTGGTGATGCTGCTGAAATGGCTTTTATTGAATTTGTAGCTTAA
- a CDS encoding NAD(P)-dependent alcohol dehydrogenase — MDYKILDNGRICSKGYAMLGKDTKFTPFEFTRHAIGDNDILIKILYAGICHSDVHTAKGEWGATVYPCVPGHEIAGEVIAVGKNVNKFKVGDYAGVGCMINSCGECEACKRSQEQFCENGKTIYTYNSKDIFHNNEITYGGYSNNIVVSEKFAVCVPKDAPLEKVAPLLCAGITTYSPLKFSKIKEGSLVAIAGFGGLGMMAVKYAIKMGAKVSVFARNENKKNDALAMGVSSFYTSTDKDVVKERFDLIISTIPTPYDPSVYLDLIKFGGEMAIVGLPPVEYKIGIKINDLIHKAGKRVYGSLIGGIAETQEMLDFSLKNKIYPETELITPQEIDKAYENLTSGKAKFRYVIDMTKE; from the coding sequence ATTGATTACAAAATTTTAGATAATGGAAGAATTTGTAGTAAAGGCTATGCAATGCTTGGTAAAGATACAAAATTTACTCCGTTTGAATTTACGCGTCATGCTATAGGCGATAATGATATTTTGATCAAAATTTTATACGCAGGAATTTGTCATAGTGATGTACATACTGCAAAAGGTGAGTGGGGTGCAACTGTTTATCCTTGTGTTCCTGGTCATGAGATCGCTGGAGAAGTTATCGCAGTTGGTAAAAATGTGAATAAATTTAAGGTAGGTGATTATGCAGGTGTAGGTTGCATGATAAATTCTTGTGGAGAATGTGAAGCTTGTAAGCGCTCTCAAGAACAATTTTGTGAAAATGGAAAAACAATTTATACCTATAATAGTAAAGATATTTTTCATAATAATGAAATTACCTATGGCGGTTATTCTAATAATATAGTTGTGAGTGAAAAATTTGCAGTTTGCGTTCCCAAAGATGCTCCTCTTGAAAAGGTTGCTCCTTTGCTTTGTGCAGGTATTACGACTTACTCTCCTTTGAAATTTTCTAAAATTAAAGAAGGATCTTTAGTAGCTATAGCAGGTTTTGGTGGACTTGGAATGATGGCGGTAAAATACGCTATTAAAATGGGTGCAAAAGTGAGTGTTTTTGCACGAAATGAAAATAAAAAAAATGATGCTTTGGCAATGGGTGTAAGTTCATTTTATACGAGCACGGATAAAGATGTGGTTAAAGAGCGTTTTGACTTAATCATTTCAACTATTCCAACACCTTATGATCCTTCGGTTTATCTTGACTTAATTAAATTTGGAGGAGAAATGGCTATAGTGGGTCTTCCACCTGTTGAGTATAAAATAGGAATTAAAATTAATGATTTAATTCATAAAGCAGGTAAAAGAGTTTATGGATCCTTAATAGGTGGAATAGCTGAAACTCAAGAAATGCTTGATTTTTCACTTAAAAATAAAATTTATCCAGAAACCGAGCTAATCACTCCACAAGAAATCGATAAAGCTTATGAAAATTTAACTTCTGGAAAAGCAAAATTTCGTTATGTAATCGATATGACAAAAGAATAA
- the rpmJ gene encoding 50S ribosomal protein L36, giving the protein MKVRPSVKKMCDKCKVVRRKGVVRIICENPKHKQRQG; this is encoded by the coding sequence ATGAAAGTGAGACCATCTGTTAAAAAGATGTGCGACAAGTGCAAAGTAGTTCGCCGTAAAGGCGTAGTTCGCATTATTTGCGAAAATCCAAAACATAAACAAAGACAAGGATAA
- the galU gene encoding UTP--glucose-1-phosphate uridylyltransferase GalU, whose protein sequence is MLQTCIFPAAGYGTRFLPATKSLPKEMLPILTKPLIHYGVDEALEAGMDNMGFVTGRGKRALEDYFDISYELEHQISGTKKEYLLKDIRSLIDQCTFTFTRQNEMRGLGDAVLKGKPLAGDEAFGVILADDLCVNENGLNVMAQMVKIYEKYRCTIIAVMEVPREQVCNYGVIAGNTVEENLIMVNSMIEKPDPDEAPSNLAIIGRYILTPDIFGILENTQAGKNGEIQLTDALLTQATNGMVLAYKFEGKRFDCGSVEGFVEATNYFYEKSKC, encoded by the coding sequence ATGCTTCAAACTTGTATTTTTCCTGCGGCTGGTTATGGGACTAGATTTTTACCTGCTACAAAAAGTTTACCCAAGGAAATGTTGCCTATACTCACTAAACCTTTAATCCATTATGGAGTTGATGAGGCTTTAGAAGCTGGAATGGATAATATGGGTTTTGTTACAGGAAGAGGTAAAAGAGCTTTAGAAGATTATTTTGATATTTCTTATGAATTAGAACATCAAATTTCTGGAACAAAAAAAGAATATTTACTTAAAGATATTAGATCTTTGATTGATCAATGTACTTTTACTTTTACACGCCAAAATGAAATGCGTGGTTTAGGAGATGCTGTGCTTAAAGGCAAGCCTTTAGCAGGGGATGAAGCTTTTGGAGTTATTTTGGCTGATGATTTATGTGTAAATGAAAATGGTTTAAATGTGATGGCACAAATGGTTAAGATTTATGAAAAATATCGTTGTACTATTATCGCTGTTATGGAAGTACCAAGAGAACAAGTTTGCAATTACGGAGTCATAGCTGGTAATACAGTAGAAGAGAATTTAATCATGGTAAATTCTATGATAGAAAAGCCTGATCCTGATGAAGCTCCAAGCAATTTAGCTATTATTGGGAGATATATTTTAACTCCAGATATTTTTGGAATTTTAGAAAATACTCAAGCAGGTAAAAATGGAGAAATTCAACTCACTGATGCGCTTTTAACTCAAGCAACCAATGGTATGGTTTTAGCTTATAAATTTGAAGGAAAACGTTTTGATTGCGGTAGCGTTGAAGGCTTTGTCGAAGCGACAAATTATTTTTATGAGAAGAGTAAATGTTAA
- the tupA gene encoding tungstate ABC transporter substrate-binding protein TupA, with protein sequence MKKTIFLGLFLALNIQAAELRMATTTSTDNTGLLDALEPLYKQETGNTLKWVAVGTGAALKMGEDCNADVLFVHSPEAEKKFIKKGFGIDRTPVMYNDFIIIADKSLAPKFKGKNLEESLKLIRDEKLTFISRGDKSGTDNKEKSLWKSIGKVPEKESWYQQSGQGMLASIKIAEEKKGVILTDRGTYIKYEFNEKGKPNLVIVNEGDDRLKNFYSVIAVNPKHCKNVNYTQAKKFINWLTSDDTLSFIGGFKLLYKPLFIVDAKTRKE encoded by the coding sequence ATGAAAAAAACGATATTTTTAGGATTGTTTTTGGCTTTAAATATTCAAGCAGCAGAATTAAGGATGGCAACTACAACAAGTACCGATAATACTGGTTTACTTGATGCTTTAGAGCCTCTTTATAAGCAAGAAACTGGCAATACCTTAAAATGGGTTGCTGTTGGCACAGGAGCAGCTTTAAAAATGGGTGAAGATTGTAATGCAGATGTACTTTTTGTTCATTCTCCAGAAGCTGAAAAGAAATTTATAAAAAAAGGATTTGGCATTGATAGAACTCCTGTAATGTATAATGATTTTATCATTATTGCAGATAAATCTTTAGCACCAAAATTTAAAGGTAAAAATTTAGAAGAAAGCCTAAAACTTATAAGAGATGAAAAATTAACTTTTATTTCAAGAGGGGACAAATCAGGTACTGATAATAAAGAAAAAAGCTTATGGAAAAGTATAGGCAAAGTTCCAGAAAAAGAAAGCTGGTATCAACAAAGCGGACAAGGAATGCTTGCAAGTATTAAAATCGCTGAAGAGAAAAAAGGAGTGATTTTAACCGATCGTGGCACTTATATCAAGTATGAATTTAATGAAAAAGGAAAACCAAATTTAGTTATTGTCAATGAAGGTGATGATAGATTGAAAAATTTTTATTCTGTGATTGCAGTAAATCCAAAACATTGTAAAAATGTTAATTACACTCAAGCAAAAAAATTTATCAATTGGCTTACAAGTGATGATACTTTAAGTTTTATTGGCGGATTTAAATTGCTTTATAAACCTCTATTTATAGTAGATGCTAAAACAAGAAAAGAATAA
- the infA gene encoding translation initiation factor IF-1, with translation MAKDDVIEIDGTVLEALPNANFKVELDNKHVILCHIAGKMRMHYIRIMPGDKVKVELTPYSLDKGRITFRYK, from the coding sequence TTGGCAAAAGATGATGTAATAGAAATAGACGGAACAGTGCTCGAAGCATTACCTAATGCAAATTTTAAAGTAGAATTAGACAATAAACATGTTATTCTTTGTCATATTGCAGGAAAAATGCGTATGCATTATATAAGAATCATGCCTGGTGACAAAGTTAAAGTAGAACTCACACCTTATAGCCTTGATAAAGGACGTATTACTTTTAGATATAAATAA
- a CDS encoding DNA-directed RNA polymerase subunit alpha produces the protein MRKITTSAYTPTEFTIENISDTVAKISAWPFEIGYGITLAHPLRRLLYTSTVGYAPTAIHIDGISHEFDSMRGMFEDIALFILNLKKLRFKIKNDSDKEIVEFSFKGPKEIYGKDLNNDQVEVVNADAYLATINEDADLKFTLIIEKGIGYVPSEEIKEFLNDPKFIALDAFFTPVREATYDIEKVLFEDNPDYEKVVLTITTDGQITPNEAFQNALEAMYKQLSVFDKITNVRSIIKNQATSNELENTKLLQNITDLNLSARSYNCLEKAGVVYIGELALMSVNELAGLKNLGKKSLDEIKNIMESIGFPVGTSKLSDNRDILSKKITELKAQNEG, from the coding sequence ATGAGAAAAATTACAACATCCGCTTATACGCCAACAGAATTTACAATAGAAAATATTAGCGATACTGTGGCTAAAATTAGCGCTTGGCCTTTTGAAATTGGCTACGGGATTACCCTAGCCCATCCTTTACGTCGCTTGCTTTATACAAGCACTGTAGGTTATGCTCCAACCGCGATTCATATCGATGGAATATCACACGAGTTTGATAGTATGCGTGGTATGTTTGAGGACATTGCGCTTTTTATTCTTAATTTAAAAAAATTACGTTTTAAGATTAAAAATGATTCTGATAAAGAAATCGTAGAATTTAGTTTCAAAGGCCCTAAAGAAATTTATGGCAAAGATTTAAACAATGATCAAGTTGAAGTGGTAAATGCTGATGCATATTTAGCAACTATCAATGAAGATGCAGATCTTAAATTTACTTTGATTATAGAAAAAGGTATTGGCTATGTTCCAAGCGAAGAAATCAAAGAATTTTTAAATGATCCTAAATTTATCGCATTGGATGCTTTCTTTACACCTGTAAGAGAAGCGACTTATGATATTGAAAAAGTTCTATTTGAAGATAATCCTGATTATGAAAAAGTAGTTTTAACTATAACTACAGATGGACAAATTACTCCAAATGAAGCTTTTCAAAATGCTTTAGAAGCTATGTATAAACAATTATCAGTATTTGATAAAATTACTAATGTTAGAAGCATTATTAAAAATCAAGCAACTAGCAATGAGTTAGAAAATACTAAATTATTGCAAAATATTACTGACTTAAATTTAAGCGCAAGAAGCTATAATTGCCTTGAAAAAGCAGGAGTTGTTTATATAGGTGAACTTGCTTTAATGAGTGTAAATGAACTTGCAGGACTTAAAAATTTAGGTAAAAAATCACTTGATGAAATCAAAAATATCATGGAAAGTATAGGTTTCCCTGTAGGAACTTCTAAACTAAGTGATAACAGAGATATATTAAGCAAAAAAATCACTGAATTAAAAGCACAAAATGAAGGATAA
- a CDS encoding NAD(P)H-dependent oxidoreductase produces MKTILLLNGAKEFGHSKGKLNLTLHNHVAKILSDLGFEILQTHIDQGYNAQEELEKFLKSDMIIYQMPAWWMGEPWIVKKYIDEVFTAGHGKLYANDGRSHENPAKNYGKGGLAKDKKYMFSLTWNAPIEAFDDKNEFFEGKGVDMVYWHLHKAHEFLGMKALETFICNDVIKNPQVEKYLSDYEVHLKRVFNKD; encoded by the coding sequence ATGAAGACGATATTATTACTTAATGGAGCAAAGGAATTTGGGCATTCAAAAGGAAAACTTAATCTTACTTTGCACAATCATGTTGCTAAAATTTTAAGTGATTTAGGATTTGAAATTTTACAAACGCATATTGATCAGGGTTATAATGCACAAGAGGAATTGGAAAAATTTTTAAAATCTGATATGATTATTTATCAAATGCCAGCTTGGTGGATGGGTGAACCTTGGATTGTAAAAAAATACATCGATGAGGTTTTTACCGCAGGGCATGGCAAACTTTATGCCAATGATGGAAGAAGTCATGAAAATCCTGCAAAAAATTATGGAAAAGGTGGTTTAGCTAAAGATAAAAAATATATGTTTAGCCTAACTTGGAATGCACCTATTGAAGCTTTTGATGATAAAAATGAATTTTTCGAAGGTAAGGGCGTGGATATGGTGTATTGGCACTTGCATAAGGCTCATGAATTTTTAGGCATGAAGGCTTTAGAAACTTTTATATGTAATGATGTTATAAAAAATCCACAAGTTGAAAAATACTTAAGTGATTATGAAGTACATTTAAAAAGAGTTTTTAATAAAGACTAA
- a CDS encoding lipocalin family protein encodes MIELIGDINLQNYMGEWLEIARKPNFFQKTCQNSKAKYTLKYKGETPYIEIENFCQKENEISSIKGKAKLNANRKLAVSFNFFMNLFNKTNYEIIFIDTKYKVAIVGSPDKKYLWILAREKLDEKTLQELLKIAKERNFDISDLIFDR; translated from the coding sequence ATGATAGAACTTATTGGCGATATTAATTTGCAAAATTATATGGGAGAATGGCTTGAAATCGCCAGAAAGCCAAATTTTTTTCAAAAAACTTGTCAAAACTCAAAGGCTAAATATACATTAAAATACAAAGGCGAAACTCCTTATATAGAAATAGAAAATTTTTGCCAAAAAGAAAATGAAATTTCAAGCATCAAAGGTAAAGCAAAGCTAAATGCTAATCGAAAATTAGCTGTGAGTTTTAACTTCTTTATGAATCTTTTTAATAAAACCAATTATGAAATTATTTTCATTGATACAAAATACAAAGTGGCTATTGTTGGAAGTCCTGATAAAAAATATCTATGGATTTTAGCAAGAGAAAAATTAGATGAAAAAACTTTGCAAGAACTTTTAAAAATAGCCAAAGAAAGAAATTTTGATATCAGCGATCTGATTTTTGATCGCTGA